The following are encoded in a window of Ictalurus punctatus breed USDA103 chromosome 13, Coco_2.0, whole genome shotgun sequence genomic DNA:
- the klhl11 gene encoding kelch-like protein 11 codes for MFVCVCLSLLYRTDLARLLRFRPAEARDMAAAPNSSPSPSPNSNPNPARSSGSGASPEEVHRPPAAAAAAAAAAAALASDGEPEEAEQFSSALHCSELARRQNEQRKLGLFCDVTLAFSGGGAGGGGGGGGGGEGAGSGFELGAHRSVLAAATDYFTPLLGGQFAESVSRRVEMKEWSSEAGPERETVESVVQFMYTGEIRVSTSNVHEVLELADRFLLVQLKEFCGDFLKRKLSLANCVAVHSLAHMYTLDQLALRAAEMIRRNFHRVIQDDEFYTLPFHLVRDWLSDAEITVDSEEVLFDAVVKWVHRGTEDRERHFEELFRLLRLPQIKPTYLTRVVKNEPLVARNEACLKLVSDAVESHAIRFENHKKSASDSEFWAAFQPRFGQNMDVIMVVGGVSEGGDYLSECVGYFVYEDRWVNLPHIHNHLDGHAIVVTDSYVYVAGSMEPGFAKTVERYNPNRNTWEQVSNLTTRKHSFGLTCVKNILYSIGGHGNFSPGFKDVSVYEPEQDKWHNLESAPKILRDVKAISVEDRYVYVTARTPVDTDNDDGLKTVTTRYDTESRQWQEVDSLPLIDNYCLFQMAVASTNFYHTASCCPRSYTNVRDEAARQKISARISDEILESLPPEVTSVEGAAVCFLGDDVFVIGGWKNSDDVDKQYRKEAYRYCAERKRWMLLPPMPQPRCRATACHVRIPYRFLYGCQRYPMPQNLARQRDRMQQMQQLHRRTLTLRRQLQSQIEC; via the exons atgtttgtgtgcgtgtgcctGAGTCTGCTTTACCGAACCGATTTAGCGCGTTTGTTACGGTTCCGACCGGCTGAGGCGCGCGACATGGCGGCGGCCCCAAACTCGAGCCCGAGCCCGAGCCCGAACTCGAACCCGAATCCAGCCCGGAGCTCAGGTTCAGGCGCGAGCCCGGAGGAGGTGCACCGGCCcccggcggcggcggcggcagCTGCAGCGGCGGCAGCGGCTCTGGCGAGTGACGGTGAACCGGAGGAGGCCGAGCAGTTCTCCTCAGCACTGCACTGCTCGGAGCTCGCGCGGCGGCAGAACGAGCAGCGGAAGCTCGGGCTCTTCTGCGACGTCACACTGGCGTTCAGCGGCGGAGGAGcgggtggaggaggaggaggaggaggaggaggagagggcgCGGGCAGTGGGTTCGAGCTCGGCGCGCACCGCTCCGTGCTCGCAGCCGCCACCGATTACTTCACCCCGCTGCTGGGGGGCCAGTTTGCGGAGTCCGTGTCGCGGCGCGTGGAGATGAAGGAGTGGAGCAGCGAGGCGGGGCCCGAGCGCGAGACCGTCGAGAGCGTCGTGCAGTTCATGTACACCGGAGAGATCCGCGTCAGCACGAGCAACGTGCACGAGGTGCTGGAGCTCGCGGACAG GTTCCTGCTGGTGCAGCTGAAGGAGTTCTGTGGTGATTTCCTGAAGCGGAAGCTGAGCCTGGCCAACTGCGTGGCGGTGCACAGCCTAGCGCACATGTACACTCTGGACCAGCTGGCATTGCGTGCCGCCGAAATGATACGCCGCAACTTCCACCGGGTGATCCAAGACGACGAGTTCTACACGCTGCCGTTCCACCTGGTGCGTGACTGGCTGAGTGATGCCGAGATCACCGTCGACTCGGAGGAGGTTCTGTTCGACGCGGTCGTCAAGTGGGTGCACCGGGGCACCGAGGACCGCGAGAGGCACTTCGAGGAGCTTTTCCGCCTCCTCAGGCTGCCTCAGATCAAACCCACTTACCTGACGCGGGTGGTGAAGAACGAGCCCCTCGTGGCACGGAACGAGGCGTGCCTCAAACTTGTGTCGGATGCCGTGGAGAGTCATGCCATCCGTTTTGAGAACCATAAAAAGTCCGCGTCCGATTCAGAATTCTGGGCAGCTTTCCAGCCTCGATTTGGACAAAACATGGACGTCATCATGGTGGTCGGCGGCGTCTCGGAAGGAGGCGACTACCTGAGCGAGTGTGTTGGGTATTTCGTGTACGAGGACCGTTGGGTGAACCTTCCGCACATCCACAATCACCTCGACGGCCATGCGATCGTAGTTACGGATTCGTACGTCTACGTGGCGGGCTCCATGGAGCCTGGATTCGCCAAAACGGTGGAAAGATACAATCCGAATCGCAACACTTGGGAGCAGGTGAGCAACCTCACGACGCGTAAGCACTCGTTCGGCCTGACGTGCGTCAAAAATATCCTCTATAGCATCGGCGGCCACGGGAATTTCAGCCCGGGATTCAAGGACGTAAGCGTTTATGAGCCGGAGCAGGACAAATGGCACAATTTGGAGTCGGCACCAAAAATCCTGCGTGATGTGAAGGCGATTAGCGTCGAAGATCGCTACGTTTACGTTACAGCGAGGACCCCTGTGGATACAGACAATGACGACGGGCTCAAGACGGTGACGACGCGCTATGACACCGAGAGCCGCCAGTGGCAGGAAGTCGATTCTTTGCCCCTGATCGACAATTACTGCCTCTTCCAGATGGCCGTGGCGTCCACCAATTTCTACCACACCGCGTCCTGCTGTCCGAGGAGCTACACCAACGTCCGAGATGAAGCCGCACGGCAGAAGATTAGTGCCCGGATTTCGGACGAGATCCTTGAAAGCCTGCCTCCGGAGGTCACCAGCGTCGAAGGAGCTGCCGTGTGCTTCCTCGGCGACGACGTGTTTGTCATCGGCGGCTGGAAAAACAGCGATGACGTGGACAAGCAGTACCGAAAAGAGGCCTACCGGTACTGCGCCGAGAGAAAACGATGGATGCTGCTTCCGCCGATGCCGCAGCCTCGTTGCCGGGCGACCGCGTGCCACGTCCGAATCCCCTACCGCTTCTTGTATGGGTGCCAGAGGTACCCGATGCCACAGAATTTAGCACGGCAGCGAGACCGGATGCAGCAGATGCAGCAGCTTCATCGACGCACACTCACCCTGCGCAGGCAGCTGCAGTCCCAGATCGAATGCTGA
- the LOC108273771 gene encoding uncharacterized protein LOC108273771 yields METDMMRCFYLLLLMVICDGFHVHGPSDPLIVQLGGSVMLPCFVDTPLPMQELEIEWKRNDSETLVHLWQDGESHPESQNPSYRERAHFFIEEIALGNFSLFLMNVTREDAGVYKCAVYTNHDSYETLIEIKEIERLIVSGAHVISAYAGEDITLNCSVDSHIPAENIEQVSWMKMDGEILVLLYEHGEVQTDSSHERYMDRVELFSAEERNKGNFSLRLKDVRTDDKGLYTCSAFSGAFSDNTTMEVQQLGFSSMQVGIFVLCALGFVIGSLILGYFSYTSFNNNDDSRRALAIQWGYVLCPNITMAIVFILWGVTDGFLTEAATCSALNGVRILFLLWIALHLKTFEGYPRQIINRLAIPLQYAVINFVAYSSLVVDVWNRLDTEGKIILLIFLLPWPLCTLLYILYVIAIVCRGRTLQKRANLSYYFTELNNSLRIVFIILIYGVYPGYQAFAVFQFLAWICFRRYFYCKRLFLFWLSLMMILEVLSASGSIYVHYVVVDNVKERDALTCATAFLHILNTITLFIDIKYSSDEESDSRNTGTQQRLSHLVVFMFGSVVVVLVNAVVLLVELILKARTGQRTVDLRVVLLPTECVFAVCCLALQISAFWKRNRKSIREEIDRLGRSCGCKQEHRDSPPQCDERELENLAPEAQPSGS; encoded by the exons GGTTCCATGTCCATGGTCCGTCTGATCCTCTCATTGTCCAGCTGGGAGGCTCAGTGATGCTGCCCTGCTTTGTAGACACTCCTCTACCAATGCAAGAACTGGAAATAGAGTGGAAAAGAAATGACTCTGAAACTCTAGTGCACTTGTGGCAGGACGGAGAGAGTCATCCGGAGTCTCAGAACCCGAGTTATCGTGAAAGAGCTCATTTCTTCATTGAGGAGATCGCTCTGGGAaacttctctctcttccttatGAACGTGACCCGGGAAGACGCAGGAGTTTATAAGTGTGCTGTCTACACAAACCATGACTCCTATGAAACTCTGATTGAAATAAAGGAGATTG AGCGTTTGATCGTGTCTGGAGCCCACGTCATATCTGCATATGCGGGTGAAGATATCACTCTTAATTGCTCTGTAGACTCACATATCCCAGCGGAAAATATAGAACAGGTCTCATGGatgaaaatggatggagagatCTTAGTGCTGCTCTATGAACATGGTGAGGTCCAGACAGACTCGTCTCATGAGAGATACATGGACAGAGTAGAATTGTTCAGTGctgaagaaagaaacaaaggaaACTTCTCATTGAGACTGAAGGATGTCCGAACTGACGATAAAGGGCTGTATACATGTTCAGCATTCTCTGGGGCATTCTCAGATAACACAACTATGGAAGTGCAGCAGCTGG GTTTTTCCTCTATGCAGGTTggaatttttgttttatgtgCACTGGGATTTGTAATTGGATCACTTATCCTAGGATACTTCTCTTATAcatcttttaataataatg ATGACAGCAGAAGAGCCCTAGCTATACAGTGGGGATACGTCCTTTGCCCTAATATTACTATGGCCATTGTCTTCATCCTTTGGGGTGTTACTGACG GGTTTTTGACAGAAGCAGCAACTTGTTCAGCACTGAACGGTGTTCGGATCCTTTTTCTACTTTGGATTGCTCTCCACTTGAAAACATTTGAAG GTTATCCCCGCCAAATAATTAACCGCTTGGCAATTCCACTACAATATGCAGTGATAAATTTTGTTGCTTATTCAT CTCTTGTTGTGGATGTCTGGAATAGACTAGACACTGAAGGGAAAATTATTCTTCTGATATTTCTGCTACCGTGGCCACTTTGTACTCTTCTGTATATTCTATATGTTATCGCTATCG TGTGCCGTGGAAGGACTCTACAAAAACGAGCAAACCTAAGTTACTATTTTACAGAACTCAACAATAGTCTACGAATAGTGTTTATTATATTGATATATGGAGTTTATCCTG GATATCAGGCTTTTGCAGTATTTCAGTTTTTGGCATGGATTTGTTTTCGCCGTTATTTTTATTGCAAGCGTTTGT ttTTATTCTGGCTATCATTGATGATGATCCTGGAGGTTCTAAGTGCATCAGGGTCGATCTACGTCCATTATGTCGTTGTGGATAATGTGAAAG AGCGTGACGCGCTGACCTGTGCGACTGCATTCCTCCACATCTTGAATACGATAACACTGTTTATAGATATAAAGTATTCATCAG ATGAAGAATCTGACTCCAGAAACACTGGGACACAGCAAC GTTTGTCCCATTTGGTTGTGTTCATGTTTGGCTCAGTGGTGGTGGTTCTTGTGAACGCGGTTGTGTTATTAGTGGAGCTGATCCTAAAAGCGC GAACTGGCCAGCGTACAGTGGATCTGCGCGTCGTTCTCCTACCGACTGAATGCGTCTTTGCTGTGTGCTGCCTTGCTTTACAAATATCTGCTTTCT GGAAGAGGAACAGAAAAAG TATTAGAGAAGAAATCGACCGGCTGGGACGATCGTGCGGGTGTAAACAGGAACACAGG GACTCACCTCCACAATGTGATGAACGTGAACTTGAGAATCTGGCTCCTGAAGCTCAGCCCTCAGGGTCTTAG